In the genome of Lathyrus oleraceus cultivar Zhongwan6 chromosome 4, CAAS_Psat_ZW6_1.0, whole genome shotgun sequence, the window TTCTATAAAGATAGATAGTCAAACTTTTCTTATTGAGTATACAAGTCATCAAGAAGATGTATTAAAACGAATAAAAGTGCTAATTTACTTGATCTGTATCCTTcattcaccatgcaaaatttgTGTCCAAACCAAACTAAATTATATAGGTTTGAAAGTGTATTAGTTGTTGACAATAGGATTACAGCTAGAATTAAGGAACAAGACATGTAAAGTAAGATTGAGACTGCCCATCAAACACTAACTAAAAGTTCATTCTATTCCATACCTCTTAACTTTTTAGGCCAACCCCACTGCCCAAACCCTGCCAAACCATAAAATCACCTTGCACATGACACTTTGGAACTTCGCCATTAAGATCCATGACACCCACCAAACAAATATATTTTATTCCTCACTTATTATCACTTTATAAGATCAACTtacaaaattaataaatattaaaaaaattattgtAATAAGAAATATTGAAAAATATATTAATACCTGTTTATTACAATTATATTTATAATTATTgatataataaaataaaaaacaagtttgcatttttaattataaattaatttgAGCTTGCATGgttaattaaaataatttttgaCCAAAATTTAAATAGTTATTCTTATGAAATTTAAAGACTCGATGAAAATTTCtagaagaaaataataaaagttttCTATAACATCTCATATTTTTTACTAAATATTTGATAAATGACGTAATATTTTTTACTAAATATATTTTTAgagaataaaataaaaaacaagttTGCATTTTTAATTAGAAATTAAAACCAAAATTTAAAGAAGAAAATAGTAAAAGTTTTCTATAACATCTCATATTTTTTACTAAATATTTTTCATTCCCTCCAATTTTCATTGTAtgaataattaaataaaaaatatttaaaaatatttctcAATCTTCTTAAATACATTGAAATATCTCATGTCTTTTGATATTTAACTTTAAGATTctttattgttttttttaaatttcaCCATTTCGTTCATAAGTGTTACTCATCCAATGGGCCGGGAATCACCTTTTAAATAGGCCAAGAAGGACCTAAAATGCAAGAATAGACTGTATTTTGAAACGCACTCGATTATGTGGTTTTGCGAAATCCTAAATTATGAAAGATAGAAAAATTAAGTATTTTTATAAAGAAGTTAATATTAATTACGATGTTGGTCTCTAACTTTGTATGTACAAAATTAATCATTTTATTTAAAAATCATTTAGTTTTAATTTCTAATTCACATTCTTTTGACTCAAAATAGTAATGTAGTATATTTTAAATGACGTAATATATAATTTAATCAAGTAAAATCATTCTAATTGATAAATTATTACTATATTAgtaattaaatttaaattatatatataCTAGGGATTAACAAACGTTAAATCTAAATTGATAATACATGATTGTAAGTGTAAAATATGTCGGATAAAGTCTGCAATCTATCTGATAAAAAAATACTCAATTTTATTAAATCAAAGATAATCCCGACGGTCACTCTCAAAAGTGTTTAAATACATAAAAGAGAAACCATAATGAGCctttaatccaaaaaataaatACAATAGAAAAAATAAACCTTAATGTgcttttaattaaaaataaagaaatgaaaaagaaattTGCGGAAATATTAAAATACTATTTTTTGGTCCAAAATAAATTTGAATGGCTTAAAAAGCCTTCTTGTATCAGTCTCCTCCACCTCTGAAGAACTCGACCCCGAGTTCTCTTTTTGATAAAAAGCTTCGTCTTCTTGATATTCATGAAGGTCAGCAATATTAAAAGTATTAGATATATTCATGGAATCCTGGAGAGCTACCACATAAGCATTATCATTGATCTTTTAGGTCACGTTGAACTAACCATACTTAATTAGTTGCAGCTTGTTATAAGTACATATCGAAAACCTTTCCTTATGCATAAACAACATCACATTGTCTCCCACATTGAAAACTTTAACTTTCTTGTGGTTCTCACGCATAGGAGGCAAATCGCTTTGTAGTTCATTTGCGGTTAACTCCTTGAAATTCTCTAGGATCCCTACCACTTCTTCTGAAATTGTTGTTTCCTCGTTTACAACATTCGTCATCCATTTAATCACCATTGACGGGAAAATTCAATTTCTTTAACAACCTCATCAAGCTCATCGGAAATTACCTCTTATATGTAATGTTTTCCAATGGAGATAAAAACTATAAAAGTTATTGTTACTCGAACTTGGGAGCCCTTGCTTACCCAACCGAGGGTGTATGGATTCTCATGGAGTTCTGTGAACAACATCAAATAATCTACCAATTTCTATGACACCAGATTCTCCATGCTACCACTATCCACAATCAGATTACATAACTTGTTCCTGATAGAACAATGTGTTTTAAACAAATTCTTCTGCTGCCCTTCATCTTTGAATGCTAGTAAGTTCTCTACAATATTAAATTTACCCTCTCATCAGATTATTCCTCTGAAAACTCAATCCCTGAATATTCATCATTCTCAACTATATGTCTTACTCTTTCCTCCACATCTTCCCTTTCTTCCGCAATAGCAGCGACTTTCCTTGTTGGACAAACATTTGATCTGTGACTTCTTCCATTACAAAGATAACATGTGTTGCTATTGGGTTTATCATATGGATTATTCTGCCTATGAACTTGTGAGTTACCCTGCTGGACATTACTAGGATTGTTAGTCCCTTTATTCTCAAGGTTGGATCCCTGGTTGTTGCATTTTTTCCCTGTCGCCTATTGATTCAAAGTTATTCTAGGGCAAATACCTAAAATATGATAAATTTGTAGGGGATTTCTCCATCAAGTATGTCTTCAAAGTTAGATTGGAAGCCTCAACCACAGTCTATATACTTTGTAAACTCATTTTCTCCTACAAAGATCCATTTAAGTCGTTGATGTATCGAGCTACCTTTTGGCTCTCTGATTCTCCCAATTCATTACGTTCAGAGAAACGCAGGAACTCAGTTGTGTATTCAATCACAATTCTCTTGCCCTGAACATGCTAAATATACATCTTATAAAGAATTTGTTCATAATCCTCTAGTAAaatctgcttcaacatcaactTTTTCATTTTTCGCCAAGTTATGATTGTCCTCTTCCTCTGTCGCTGTCTTTGAACGACAAGTTTATCCCACCAGACAGTAGCAATATTCTTCAGTCTGATCGTCACCATCTTAACTTGCTTGTTCTCAGAGACACCCATAACGTCGAAGAACCTGTTGACGTTGATCTTTCAATCTAGAAACTCATACACTCCAATCGTTCCATAGAATAATGGAATATCATCATTCACTTGATAATCATGGTTATGTCGATTCCCATGATCAACCACCTCTTCCTCGTAGAGTTCTTTTTCTTTAGAACTTGATTTTCAACAATAATATCACGATGATTGTTTCCACCCCGCGAAACCCTAACATGTTCTCCTCCCCTGTTTCTTCGTTGTTGGCGTTGTTCGCATGATTTGCTAAATTTGTCATATGTTCAGTCAAAACAGTTAGAGTCGCGGTAAAAGTCGCGATAATTCCCTCAAGATCTGCTCTGGTCACCGATTGGCCTCCCATGGCTGATCAAGTTACAAAAAGAAACAGGAGAAGTCTGCTCTGATTCCACCTGACGCAGTCGAAAACATTAGGGATTAGCAATCGCTAAATTTAGAATGAAAACACATGATTGCAAGTGCAAAACTTGTTGGATAAACTCTGGAATCCGCCATATAAAAAAATACtgaattttattaaattaaaGAAAATTGTGACAACCACTTTCAAGAAtgtttaaataaataaaagagaaaCTCTAATAGACTTTTAATCAAAAACAGAAATACAATAGCGAAAAGAAACCTTAATATCcttttaattataaaaaaaaaagaaataaaataaaattttacaaaaaatattaaaatacTAAACCTTCGTATCgcacaaaatttaaaatattatataATACACCACtgtttttaaataaaaaaaacatcAAAAAAGTAAGAGAAAAATTAAAATTGAGTGATGTTTTTCTACAATAGATTGGCAAATTCGATTAAAAGGGGGGCTCTAAGTCTAAACATGAAGGGGACTACATGAAGTCTCAACTGACAACAGTGGGTCATCTTTTCATGAACCGGTCAATAATTAAGTCAAAAAAATTTATTAATGCGTGTGAAAATTTGAAAATAGTTCCATATTAATAAATGAGAAAATCTCAAAAGCTACACTTATAAAAGTGGCTAGGAATCACTTCTATAAATTGAAAGTGAAATGCAAGTAGACATTGGCCAGCTAGAGAACAACTAAGCAAAAAGATTATCAAGTATATGAACCCCATTAAACAAACCAACCACAATATATACACCTAATCTAACTTCATCTTTGAACTAAACACAAACATGGCTCATTTTCATAACCAACAAAACCTACTCTTTTCATTTCTACTAATCCTTTCCTTAACAACATTGGTTTCTGTTTCTTCACACAGCAGGCCTTACACAATTCCATCTGTCTCACACTTAACCGATTCTTTTCCTCATGTCACAATTCAAACCGCTTTTTCTAATGCTTTTGGTGCCTCAAATGTTAAGTTTCTTAGTAATGGGTCCATGGCCACCCTGGCTCTTGACAAAATCACAGGTATGTTTATTGCGTTCTTCAATCAGATGTCTCTGCACAACTATCAACTGAACTGTTTTAACTATGTCCTGTGTTTTTATAGGTTCTGGAATGGTGTCACAAAATAGATACTACTATGGATTCTTTAGTGCTGCGATCAAATTACCAGCTGGTTTGTCACCTGGAGTTGTGGTTGCTTTTTATGTAAGCTACCTTCATAATTCTATggttatggatcaatctttggGGTTATGACTTATGATTAGATTTAACTTGGGAAaatattattagttgtcaaatgCAGATAAGTTTCCTCACAACCATGATGAGATAGATATTGAAATTCTTGGTCATGACAAGAGAAATGATTGGGTTATTCAAACAAACGTGTATGCCAATGGAAGTGTTAGCACAGGAAGAGAAGAGAAATTTTATTTCTGGTTTGATCCAACAGAGCAGCACCATTATTATAGCATCTTGTGGAATAGTTATCACACTGTGTAAGCTTTTTAATCTTGAATAATTGCATCATAATATAATTGACTAATCACTCAATCATTGAGGAAATTGTTTTTAAATACGAAAACCACATAtcatgttttttttataaaaatacTCGGTATTCCGTCCAATAACAAACTAATCCGAGAAAGTTGTACCGGCTAGATACAGATACACTAATTGATAACTTTATTAATGCCGAATCGAGTCTTTGAGTATATATGTATTTGAAAAGTGACTATCTTTCTCTCTTATGATAGTCAGTTTATATATGATTGGTGTCTATAAGATCAATTGATGGATCATTAAGATTCATGTCTCCTCCTTTGCCTTAGACCAATTAGTCGGTGTCTCCTTTTAGGATCGACTATTTATGGCTGTTAATACACTTAAATGTTTTATATGCGTATTAAGATGTATTAGTCAGTAGTAACATACGTTTGACTTTGGGTTGACTTGTTTGACTTGACTCATTTATATTGATATGTTGGAATTCGAACTATGACATTTTataaatgtattttttttttattttgtagGTTTTTTGTTGACAATATTCCAGTGAGGGAATTCATACACAAAAACACATACCCATTTATTTATCCATCAAAACCAATGTCATTATATGCAACAATATGGGATGGTTCAGAATGGGCTACACATGGAGGAAAGTACCCTGTAAACTACAAATATGCACCATTTGTTGTTTCATTTACTGAAATGGAATTAAGTGGCTGCATAACTGATCCAAATTCACCAACTTCTTCATGTTCTAAGTCAAATCCTTTAGGACAACAAGACCCTATTAATGGAGCAGAGTTTAGCAAGCTCTCACAACAACAGATTGCAGCTATGGATTGGGCTAGAAGGAAACTCATGTTTTATTCTTATTGTAATGATGTATCTAGATACAAAGTCTTGCCAGCAGAATGTCACTAAATTAATAATATAAAGGAGAAAAGAATTAAGAACAAGGAATTTCTCAAAGGTATTTATTAATTATCATGAAGGGAAAAAATCATTACTTTTATTCTTCATGATAAATATTTTTGAGGAATTTCTTTTTCTTAAGTGTTACAATAGTTCTTTTTATTTAAATTACATTTTAGATATGTATACAAGTTCTATTCTTTGACTTGGAATATGGACTAAAAATATATAATGTACTTTTATGTATCTATAGATGTTGATATATTCAAATAGGCAACGGCCAATTATTAATTTAATGAAGAGGTTAGGAATTTTACACATGGGATCTTTAAATTTGACATTTTTATGTATTGGTCCATTATATTATTTTGTATGAATTGATTGTTTATATTTACATTTTATTTGAACTATTAGTCTTTTTTAATAACTTTTGGTATAAAATTTCATGGGACAATTTAATGTATTATATGGATTAAAATTTTATTGATCGAATAGACATATCCGAATCATCTTTATTAAGATCGTATTTGAGAGTGTGCAAGGCGACTATTGTTCAAGGTTTTAAATTTGTCAGAGTTAATATGTTGCTAAATAGGGTTTCATAAAATATTTATAATGGTTAGACAATAGCTATATAGAGTCTTTATTTATTTTCCATGGTTAAACTACGGCTAATCTATACAAGGTCTCCAAAAAAAATTGAGATGACTCGAATTTTTATTCGCATATATCTTAGTTGTTTTTTAAAAGTGTACATGTGCATAATTAAGAATGAATCTGCAAACATGAAAAAGATCAAAATAAAGTGTTTGCATGAATAAATAGTTTATTAacttttttaaaataaataaaaaaactaaaaCTAATTTTCATTAGATTGACAATATGAAAAAGTATACAAGAATCTAAGGCGAACGGACAACAAAGGGATAAAGACATATTTAATGTTCTTGGTATGGTGCTAATAGCTAAGTTGCTAGAGATTTTTTGGAAGGTTAATGACAGAGCAACTTAACTGATGGGAAGATATCCATTCGCAAGGATAAACTTCTAGGCACCTAAGGAGGTTTAGAGTAGGAAATCGACAAACTACTCCAATTTGAAGATCTTTAAAATTTTGTCGTTTATGCAAATCAAGGTAGTCCAGAAGGTGGGAAGGATTATAATATGTGAAAAAGTGGAATCTGGAGGATCAAACGTAAGCAATTGTGTTACATTCAGTGAACCTCGTATAGGGAGGAAGAGTAAAGACTTGAAGATGAAGGTATTAGAAATTATGGTGAATAAACTCAGTTTGAGATGGAGATTCTTGCAAGGGAAATTAGTTATAAGGAGGAAGTTAAGGCTCCTGATCCTAGTTCTAGTGAGGGAAATTTTGTAGTAACCTCTAATTATCACTTGACTCGTGATAAGATAAGAAGTGAGATTAAACCTTCTCAGGGATACAATTATGTTGACTTTTCTTATTATGATTTGAATGTGGATGAAGGGTTGCGACACTTTGAAACATGAACCTGTAAGAAGGCATATTTGGTTGTTATACTTTGAATGCGGCCGAAAGGTTGCAAGACTTAAAAGTAAGGATCTTCAGTGAGGCATTTGAAAGCAAATGCATCAAATATGGTTGAATAACCGTACTTGTGGGATTGTTAGACTACCTAAGTAGGAAAGGATGGTTTGGTGCAAATGGATGCAAGTGGTAAGATCATAGTTCAAGCGTGGCTTGGACATGATCATATTTGTTGATTAATAATTCAACTTTGAAAAGAGCAGCAAGATGGTTGATATATAAATTGGCATCACTATCCTTTTTGAGTCAAGGTGGGGATTTGTTAAAGTATGCCTCAAAAACTCAAGTGATCAATGGGAGAACTTTCTCTGACATATATGACTTTTGGTTAAAAAGTAAATAATCGGTCAACGATTAACTGATTGACTCTATCAAACATCAACATTCAATGGTTGACGACAACAATTAGGTTGACCCATGGGTGACTTGAGTAGGTTTGCAGATTGGGTTAGAGTTTTCTTTTGTCAAGTAGTCTAGTGGTTGGAACTCACCTTTTAAGAATGAATAAGTGGGGTGTCGCGGATTTGAACTCACGCTCTACACCTAATGTTCTTATACAACTATCAATTGAGTTGTCTTAACGGGACGATCATGTTAGAGTTTTAGGATATTACAAATATGAGTTTCCTTCACTTTTGTTAGTAGGAGAAAAAGACATGTGGAGGAGGTATTAATTCTAGTTAGAGAGGCAATGGTAAAAATTTCTTATAGTTCTTGGAATTTTGGAGACCTTTAGAGGTAACTAAGGGGATTCATAAATACTTTTAAACATCTAGGATTTTTCTGATTCATATGCAGAGAATTGGAGAGATTGATAAACACTTAAGTAGAAAAGTTGGTTTGTTCTTAGGAACTTTAGAGACTACTTTTTATAACTCATTTGTAATCTCTTAAAACAATTTTTAGAAGTATAACAAATCAGATAAATGTTGTAACCCCCATAGTAGATCAATTTGATTGAATTGGATAAAAAAAGTTCTTTGTGTACTCGTATTTTATACACTACTACAAAAGACACCTTCTATAATAATCTCTTACCACAACTGTAGAACCAACTGAGGTAATATATTTTCATTACGcatctttatttttatttttatttttaaacaatcTATAATCACTATCACAATTAACAACCATTATGATATGTCAAGAGTGACACTTTGAAACTCAACACCTATAGTTTTTATGTTTTTCGTTAGTAAAAAAAGTGTTTTCCCTTTATTTATCAttttaaatataaattaaataCTTGTCACCACAGTCCTTTTTAAAAACCATGGTGAAATATCAGGACATACCACCACGGTCGGTTTTATAAATCATTGTGAAATATTTTACCTATTTAAGCTAACTTACTTTATTTCAGAACAGACTGCGTTGTAAGTGAGAAACCCTATCTTGTCTTGCCTCTTCCGAATCTATCAAAACTCCATCATAACTTCATAAAACTCTAACATAAATTCTCAAACTAGTATGAATTAATGGAAGGTATTACGAAACTCTAACATAACTTCAAGATATCTTTGTGTTTTGTTTTCCACAAATCATTTTAAGTAAAGGTATGTATGCTACCCGTTTCTTTGCAAAACTTAATTCTTTGTAAGAGGAGGTATGTTTGATAAATGAGTTGTGTTAGTGTTAATGTTAGTTTTCTTTTTAGATAAAAGTtattgtttgtgttgtttgttcATAAATGATTTCATTTTGTTCATAAGCTTATGATTTGATTTACATACTTTTTGTTGAAGTATGTTGATTATTTTGTTAGGTATGTTGATAAATATTGTTATTGAGGTATGTTTCATAAATATGTTGTGTTAATGTTAATAGTAGTTTATAATTTTGTAGATAAAttttgttgtttgtgttgttttttCATAAATGACTTTGTTTTGTTCATAAGCTTAAGATTTGATTTACATATTTTTTGTTGAAATATGTTTATTATTTTGTTAGGTATGTTGATAAATATTGTTGTTGAGGTATGTTTGATAAATGTGTTGTGTTAATGTTAATGGTAGTTTATGATTTTGTAGATATATGatgttgtttgtgttgtttgttgataaatgattttgttttgttcATAAGCTTATGATTTGGATCACATATTTTTGTTAGACGATAGTTCTGATTTAAAAGGGGGGATTGAATAAGATCAGTTAATTAAAAATTTAGTGCTTTTTAAAATTTCTTTTAATGGTTGCGAAATCTCCCTAGACCACGATCGTCTAAATGATCCGTTACTagaaagatcggatatgcgtgaaacctaatggaatgactaagataaagcaaataaaaaataatcttAATTAATCGATCAAATACACAAATCCTTGATATAGCTACTACCAATGATGAATTAAAACAAtaagaaaacaagaaaaatattgataaacttgtgtgaagttaattttatcaaacacttggtgtgcacacTACACCAAGTCTTAATTTCACTAGAATTTATTGTGCAGAATTTTCCTTAGTTATAATCAAAGTGATTGGAACAATTTATCGAACAACTTTAATGCAC includes:
- the LOC127075099 gene encoding probable xyloglucan endotransglucosylase/hydrolase protein 33; this translates as MAHFHNQQNLLFSFLLILSLTTLVSVSSHSRPYTIPSVSHLTDSFPHVTIQTAFSNAFGASNVKFLSNGSMATLALDKITGSGMVSQNRYYYGFFSAAIKLPAGLSPGVVVAFYLSNADKFPHNHDEIDIEILGHDKRNDWVIQTNVYANGSVSTGREEKFYFWFDPTEQHHYYSILWNSYHTVFFVDNIPVREFIHKNTYPFIYPSKPMSLYATIWDGSEWATHGGKYPVNYKYAPFVVSFTEMELSGCITDPNSPTSSCSKSNPLGQQDPINGAEFSKLSQQQIAAMDWARRKLMFYSYCNDVSRYKVLPAECH